In Rhizobium sp. ZPR4, a genomic segment contains:
- a CDS encoding L,D-transpeptidase gives MRIRNAMTALGLVATLASAGYATTAAAAPAATANSATETIKTFDGDYGVTSDNGFQLPAIPIQKVKPQFRRQIVEYKTDEAEGTIIVNTRERHLYYILGNGEAMRYGIGVGKQGFSWSGTAYVAWKQEWPNWHPPKEMAVRRPEIAKYVDGGMNPGLSNPLGARAMYLYNEKGQDTLFRLHGTPEWASIGTAASSGCIRLINQDVIDLYSRVLPGRSTKVIVIQ, from the coding sequence ATGCGCATCCGTAATGCTATGACCGCACTCGGCCTTGTCGCAACGCTCGCATCGGCTGGCTATGCCACCACCGCCGCAGCAGCGCCGGCCGCAACCGCAAATTCGGCCACCGAGACCATCAAGACTTTCGATGGCGACTACGGTGTCACGAGCGACAACGGCTTCCAGCTGCCGGCAATCCCGATCCAGAAGGTGAAGCCGCAGTTCCGCCGTCAGATCGTCGAATACAAGACGGATGAGGCCGAAGGCACCATCATCGTCAACACGCGCGAGCGTCATCTCTACTACATTCTCGGCAATGGCGAAGCGATGCGCTACGGCATCGGCGTCGGCAAGCAGGGCTTCTCCTGGTCCGGGACCGCATATGTCGCCTGGAAGCAGGAATGGCCGAACTGGCATCCGCCGAAGGAAATGGCTGTTCGCCGTCCGGAAATCGCCAAATATGTCGATGGCGGCATGAACCCGGGCCTGTCGAACCCGCTCGGTGCGCGCGCCATGTATCTCTACAATGAAAAGGGCCAGGACACGTTGTTCCGCCTGCACGGCACGCCGGAATGGGCTTCGATCGGTACCGCAGCCTCCTCTGGCTGCATCCGCCTAATCAATCAGGACGTGATCGATCTCTACAGCCGCGTTCTTCCGGGCCGCAGCACCAAGGTCATCGTTATCCAGTAA
- a CDS encoding MmcB family DNA repair protein, with the protein MTILNVYNNNPLIDGRQSERAMLVRKGVQLLLHDMRHAVLPELPLASGRRADLISLSEKGEIWIIEIKTSIEDFRVDRKWPEYRQHCDRMFFATHKDVPLDIFPEDCGLFLSDGYGAHIIREAPEHRLPPATRKSVTLNFSRAAAQRLLLAEWATGKSFASE; encoded by the coding sequence ATGACGATTTTGAACGTTTACAATAACAATCCGTTAATAGATGGCCGGCAGTCGGAGCGGGCCATGCTTGTACGCAAGGGCGTGCAACTATTACTGCATGACATGCGCCATGCGGTCTTGCCGGAGTTGCCGCTTGCCAGCGGTCGTCGCGCCGATCTCATCAGCCTTTCGGAAAAGGGCGAGATCTGGATCATCGAGATCAAGACCTCGATCGAGGATTTCCGCGTCGATCGCAAATGGCCCGAATACCGGCAGCATTGCGACCGGATGTTCTTCGCGACGCACAAGGACGTGCCGCTTGATATCTTTCCGGAGGATTGCGGGCTGTTTCTGTCCGACGGCTATGGCGCCCACATCATCCGTGAAGCGCCGGAGCATCGCCTGCCGCCGGCGACGCGCAAGTCCGTGACGCTCAATTTCTCCCGCGCCGCCGCCCAGCGCCTGCTGTTGGCCGAATGGGCGACGGGCAAGTCTTTCGCTTCCGAATAG
- a CDS encoding ActR/PrrA/RegA family redox response regulator transcription factor, which produces MTDKESTAPQAGANDDAAHIGPDATLLIVDDDGPFLRRLARAMEARGFVVETAESVAEGVAKSKASPPKHAVVDLRLGDGNGLDVIEAIRQRRDDTRIVVLTGYGNIATAVTAVKLGAVDYLAKPADADDVYAALTQRPGEKAEVPENPMSADRVRWEHIQRVYEMCERNVSETARRLNMHRRTLQRILAKRAPK; this is translated from the coding sequence ATGACGGATAAAGAGAGCACAGCCCCGCAGGCCGGGGCGAACGATGATGCAGCCCACATAGGCCCGGATGCCACATTGCTGATCGTCGATGACGATGGTCCCTTTCTGCGCCGGCTGGCGCGCGCGATGGAAGCGCGGGGCTTCGTCGTGGAGACGGCGGAATCAGTGGCGGAAGGCGTCGCCAAATCCAAGGCGAGCCCGCCGAAACATGCCGTGGTCGACCTTCGCCTCGGCGACGGCAACGGACTGGACGTGATCGAGGCAATCCGCCAGCGACGCGACGACACGCGCATCGTGGTGCTGACAGGCTACGGGAACATCGCGACGGCCGTGACTGCCGTCAAGCTCGGCGCGGTCGACTATCTCGCCAAGCCCGCCGATGCCGACGACGTCTATGCCGCGCTGACGCAGCGCCCCGGCGAAAAGGCGGAAGTGCCCGAGAACCCGATGTCGGCGGACCGCGTCCGTTGGGAGCATATCCAGCGCGTCTATGAAATGTGCGAGCGCAACGTTTCCGAGACGGCCCGGCGCCTCAACATGCATCGCCGGACGCTGCAGCGCATTCTTGCCAAGCGCGCGCCGAAATAG
- a CDS encoding ActS/PrrB/RegB family redox-sensitive histidine kinase — protein MKAQEGHHTSRRLRLQTLVRLRWLAVGGQTVTVMIVAFWLKFPMPLLPCCVLIACLAWINFFLTLRYPPTHRLEAPAAFALLSLDLLQLCGLLLITGGLANPFSALVCVPVIISFASQPIRYSMPLIGLAMICITGLAFSPFPLPWYEGVSVSVHSVMQLGVWCSIASTMAFAAFYAYRVSMEASQLADALSATELVLQREKHLSQLDGLAAAAAHELGTPLATISVVAKEMERELREDDRFREDVALLRSQSERCRDILRRLTTLSSEDEAHMRRLTLSSMMEEIIAPHREFGINLEFIEKSPRSGEPVLSRNAGIMYGLGNLIENAVDYARKTVTVTVDYTADALTIVIEDDGNGYSPEILARIGEPYVTSRQRDDTAGGLGLGLFIAKTLLERSGAALSFGNRDPETPGARIRVEWPRVLIDSNSTK, from the coding sequence ATGAAGGCGCAGGAGGGGCATCACACCAGCCGGCGGCTGAGGCTGCAGACGCTGGTGCGCCTGCGCTGGCTAGCGGTTGGCGGCCAGACGGTGACTGTGATGATCGTCGCCTTCTGGCTGAAATTTCCGATGCCGCTCCTGCCCTGCTGCGTGCTGATCGCCTGCCTCGCCTGGATCAACTTCTTCCTGACGCTGCGCTACCCGCCGACGCACCGGCTGGAGGCGCCGGCGGCCTTCGCGCTGCTCAGCCTCGACCTTCTGCAGCTCTGTGGACTGCTGCTGATTACCGGCGGATTGGCTAATCCCTTCTCGGCGCTGGTCTGCGTGCCCGTCATCATTTCCTTCGCCTCGCAGCCGATCCGCTACAGCATGCCGCTGATAGGTCTGGCGATGATCTGCATTACCGGCCTTGCCTTCTCTCCCTTCCCCTTGCCCTGGTATGAGGGCGTTTCGGTGAGTGTGCACAGCGTGATGCAGTTGGGCGTTTGGTGCTCTATCGCTTCCACCATGGCTTTCGCCGCCTTCTATGCCTATCGCGTCTCCATGGAAGCCTCGCAGCTTGCCGATGCGCTCTCGGCAACGGAGCTGGTGCTGCAGCGGGAAAAGCACCTGTCGCAGCTCGATGGGCTGGCGGCGGCGGCGGCACACGAGCTCGGTACGCCGCTGGCGACGATCAGCGTCGTCGCCAAGGAGATGGAACGCGAACTCAGAGAAGACGACCGGTTCCGCGAGGACGTGGCGCTGCTGCGCAGCCAGAGCGAGCGCTGCCGCGATATCCTGCGGCGGCTAACGACTCTCTCCTCCGAGGATGAGGCGCATATGCGGCGGCTCACTTTGTCGTCCATGATGGAGGAGATCATCGCGCCGCATCGCGAGTTCGGGATCAATCTGGAATTCATCGAAAAGAGCCCGCGCTCCGGCGAACCCGTCCTCAGCCGCAATGCCGGCATCATGTACGGCCTCGGCAATCTCATCGAAAATGCCGTCGACTATGCCCGTAAAACGGTGACCGTCACGGTGGACTATACAGCCGACGCTCTGACCATCGTCATCGAGGATGACGGCAATGGCTATTCGCCGGAAATACTGGCGCGGATCGGCGAACCCTATGTCACTTCGCGCCAGCGTGACGACACCGCGGGCGGACTCGGCCTTGGCCTCTTCATCGCCAAGACGCTGCTTGAACGCTCGGGCGCCGCGCTTTCCTTCGGCAATCGCGATCCGGAAACGCCAGGCGCGCGCATCCGCGTCGAATGGCCGCGCGTGTTAATCGACAGTAATTCGACAAAATGA
- the hrpB gene encoding ATP-dependent helicase HrpB, whose protein sequence is MPSLPELPVSHVLADIGAALASERRAVLSAPPGAGKTTLVPLYLLGQGWRGDDRIILLEPRRLAARAAAARMASLLGEQVGDTVGYRMRLDNRISAKTRIEVVTEGVFARMILDDPELTGISTVIFDEFHERSLDADFGLALALDVQSALREGLRILVMSATLDVERVAALLDHPPVIESMGRSFPIDIRHQDRPAGERVEDTVTRAILDAHTKEQGSILAFLPGQAEITRTAERLDGRFGPETVIAPLYGNLSQKEQDAAIRPAPQGTRKIVLATSIAETSITIDGVRIVIDSGLQRLPVFEASTGITRLETVRVSRASADQRAGRAGRTEPGIAIRLWHPGQTAALPAFTPPQILSSDLSGLALDLAHWGVQDPATLSFVDQPPATTLAEARTLLRQLGALDAENGLTARGRLMRELALPPRLAAMVISAAEFGQAREAALLSVLLTEQGLGGQSIDLEDRLRRFKTEKGERAEAARRLAGRLAQAAGGNTSPTASSIPPFAGALLLHAFPDRIALQRGGRARFVMANGRGAELPETERLAGSQMLVIADLTGRAAQARILAAAEISRADVEEHLPGEVRTEDQSFFDKASRQVRARRATRLGAIIFEETPLPRPSGEQAAKALAEGIRELGIDVLPFSKEAAQLRDRIGFLYRTIGEPWPDMSDEALAARLDEWFTPFQTDARGLSDISAGGLSNGLMSLVPHELQRDLSRMAPTHFEAPTGQRHPIQYDGEEPLLTIRVQELFGLKQHPAIGGGRLPLVLELTSPAHRPIQTTRDLPGFRAGSWKDVRADMRGRYPRHPWPEDPAEALPTTRAKPRGT, encoded by the coding sequence GTGCCTTCATTGCCGGAGCTGCCGGTCTCGCATGTGCTTGCCGATATCGGCGCGGCACTCGCCAGCGAGCGGCGTGCCGTGCTTTCCGCACCGCCCGGCGCCGGCAAGACGACGCTGGTGCCGCTCTATCTATTGGGTCAAGGCTGGCGCGGCGATGACAGGATCATTCTTCTGGAACCACGGCGGCTGGCGGCAAGGGCCGCTGCTGCCCGCATGGCCTCGCTGCTTGGCGAACAGGTCGGCGATACCGTCGGCTATCGCATGCGGCTCGACAATCGCATCTCTGCCAAGACCCGCATCGAGGTGGTGACCGAGGGCGTGTTCGCCCGCATGATCCTCGACGACCCGGAACTCACCGGCATCTCCACCGTCATCTTTGACGAATTCCACGAGCGCTCCTTGGATGCCGATTTCGGCCTGGCGCTGGCGCTCGACGTGCAATCGGCGCTGCGGGAGGGCCTGCGCATCCTCGTGATGTCGGCAACGCTGGACGTCGAGCGTGTCGCGGCCCTGCTTGACCATCCACCCGTCATCGAGAGCATGGGCCGCAGCTTTCCGATCGATATACGCCATCAGGACAGGCCGGCAGGAGAGCGGGTCGAGGATACGGTGACGCGGGCGATCCTCGACGCACATACCAAGGAACAGGGCTCGATCCTCGCCTTCCTGCCGGGGCAGGCAGAAATCACCCGCACGGCGGAACGGCTCGACGGCCGGTTCGGGCCGGAGACGGTGATTGCGCCGCTCTACGGCAATCTCAGCCAGAAAGAACAGGATGCGGCGATCCGGCCCGCGCCGCAAGGCACCCGCAAGATCGTGCTGGCGACGTCGATCGCTGAAACCTCCATCACCATAGACGGCGTGCGGATCGTTATCGACAGCGGCCTGCAGCGCCTGCCCGTCTTCGAGGCCTCGACCGGCATTACGCGGCTGGAGACCGTGCGCGTGTCTCGCGCCTCGGCCGATCAGCGCGCCGGCCGCGCCGGGCGAACCGAGCCGGGTATCGCCATTCGACTGTGGCATCCGGGGCAGACGGCGGCACTCCCGGCCTTTACGCCGCCACAGATCCTTTCGAGCGACCTTTCCGGTCTCGCACTCGATCTCGCTCACTGGGGCGTACAGGATCCGGCAACGCTCTCTTTCGTCGACCAACCACCGGCAACCACGCTTGCCGAGGCGCGGACCCTACTGCGGCAGCTGGGCGCGCTCGATGCGGAAAACGGGCTGACGGCACGCGGCCGACTGATGCGGGAGCTCGCCCTGCCGCCACGGCTGGCAGCCATGGTGATTTCGGCTGCCGAATTCGGCCAGGCGCGCGAGGCGGCGTTGCTTTCCGTGCTGCTGACGGAACAGGGGCTTGGGGGGCAGAGCATCGATCTGGAAGATCGGCTGCGACGCTTCAAGACGGAAAAGGGTGAGCGGGCGGAAGCCGCGCGTCGCCTTGCCGGGCGTCTCGCCCAGGCAGCCGGCGGCAACACCAGCCCCACCGCCTCATCTATTCCACCCTTTGCCGGTGCATTGCTGCTGCATGCTTTTCCCGACCGCATCGCCCTGCAGCGCGGCGGACGAGCACGCTTCGTCATGGCCAATGGGCGCGGCGCGGAACTGCCGGAGACCGAGCGGCTGGCAGGATCGCAGATGCTCGTCATCGCCGACCTGACGGGACGTGCGGCGCAGGCGCGCATTCTCGCGGCGGCGGAGATTTCCCGCGCCGATGTCGAAGAGCATTTGCCGGGCGAGGTCCGCACCGAGGATCAGAGCTTTTTCGATAAAGCGAGCCGGCAGGTGCGGGCGCGACGGGCAACGCGGCTCGGCGCCATCATCTTCGAGGAAACGCCTCTGCCGCGCCCCTCCGGCGAGCAGGCGGCCAAGGCGCTGGCCGAGGGCATCCGCGAACTGGGGATCGACGTCCTGCCCTTTTCCAAGGAGGCGGCGCAGCTGCGCGACAGGATCGGCTTCTTATATAGGACGATCGGCGAGCCGTGGCCGGATATGAGCGACGAAGCCTTGGCCGCACGGCTCGACGAATGGTTCACGCCGTTTCAGACTGACGCGCGCGGCCTTTCCGACATCTCGGCCGGCGGCCTTTCCAATGGGCTGATGTCACTGGTGCCGCATGAGCTGCAGCGCGATCTCTCCCGGATGGCGCCGACGCATTTCGAAGCGCCGACCGGCCAGCGCCATCCCATTCAATATGATGGCGAGGAGCCGCTGCTCACCATTCGCGTTCAGGAGCTCTTCGGGCTGAAACAGCATCCGGCGATCGGCGGCGGCAGATTGCCGCTGGTGCTGGAGTTGACATCGCCGGCCCATCGCCCGATCCAGACGACGCGCGACCTGCCGGGCTTCAGGGCCGGATCCTGGAAGGACGTGCGCGCCGATATGCGCGGCCGCTACCCGAGGCATCCCTGGCCGGAAGATCCGGCCGAGGCCTTGCCGACAACACGCGCCAAGCCACGAGGGACCTGA
- a CDS encoding efflux RND transporter permease subunit: protein MFLARISIQQPVFATMVMVAIVVLGIVAWSRLPVDLLPSVDLPTVVVSTNYDGASALAVEQQVSRPIEESIGAISGIKKISSHSSTGNSLVIAEFTLETPSRAAADEVRDRISRLQDVLPDGADRPLVTRFNPQDAPIMSLAAFSADISISRMTQIADTTIVPRLRRVPGVGQVTLVGGSEDQVRIQPDPVKLQSFGIPIPSLIEAIQRATRDSAIGSVVSSTRERSITVSVQPGSLKEFADIVIAQDSAGRTIRLSEVADVMEAGADPKSRAWFNGKPALGLDINKLEGANTVDVAKGVERELAKLRKDDALRDMGIVVSQDSSRTIIGQIGDVQHTIIEGGALTIVIVLLFLNSWRSTIITALTLPVAVIGTFAAIAVLGFSLNLMTMLALSICIGILIDDAIVVRENISRHAAMGKDRRQAALDGTTEIGLAVLATTFSIVAVFIPVAFMGGVIGRFFLQFGVTVSVAALISLFVSFTLDPMLSSVWADQPVQQRKERLRALLDRFDTSFERIAHRYGDMVGWCLDHRAVTSVRVLAMFAASLCLIPRIGMEFVPKSDQGMVAVSLTLPEGSSVDYTAAKIRQTEDILRRYPDIKDLYSTVNSGDGANTNEARIAASMVEPDKRSMTSVTIAPTLREALSPVAGTRIEVGQPGEVSGAQAKTIQISILGGDLNVLEEISHDMMAKLGKLAGIIDLESSADKKRPMLMVRLRADEAADLGILTATIEHNLRPLVAGEKLTSWAHGGDESRYVAIRLSESGRRTVEDLAQIPIPVDRKGVTGPAATVPLSQVADITETLAPKTIIRRDGDREVRLSANLSGRPLGEVVRDIQTLIAGQTMPAGYRMTIGGEADDMAESFGYAAQALMLAVVFIYLILASQFGSFVQPVAIMTSLPLSISGVLIGLLVTGSTINIFSVIGFIMLMGLVTKNAILLVDHANKRRREGASMRQSLIDAGIVRFRPIVMTTSAMIIGMMPLALGFGEGGQERASMAHAVIGGLLSSTALTLIFVPVALSLIESCRTMPALRKSGSAADPMKDAAE, encoded by the coding sequence ATGTTTCTTGCCCGTATCTCCATTCAGCAGCCTGTTTTCGCCACCATGGTAATGGTGGCGATCGTCGTGCTTGGCATCGTCGCCTGGTCGCGCCTGCCGGTCGACCTCCTGCCTTCGGTGGATCTGCCGACCGTCGTCGTCTCCACCAATTACGATGGCGCGTCGGCACTCGCCGTCGAGCAGCAAGTCAGCCGGCCGATCGAGGAAAGCATCGGCGCCATCTCCGGCATCAAGAAGATCTCCTCGCATTCCTCGACGGGCAATTCGCTCGTCATTGCGGAATTCACCCTCGAAACGCCGTCGAGAGCGGCAGCCGACGAGGTGCGCGACCGCATATCGCGATTGCAGGATGTGCTTCCCGATGGCGCCGATCGGCCGCTCGTCACGCGCTTCAATCCGCAGGACGCGCCGATCATGTCGCTGGCGGCCTTCTCCGCCGATATTTCCATCAGCCGCATGACGCAGATCGCCGACACGACGATCGTGCCGCGCCTGCGGCGTGTGCCGGGCGTCGGACAGGTGACGCTGGTCGGCGGCAGCGAAGACCAGGTGCGCATTCAGCCCGACCCGGTGAAACTGCAATCCTTCGGCATCCCGATCCCGAGCCTGATCGAGGCGATCCAGCGGGCGACCCGCGACAGTGCCATCGGCTCGGTCGTTTCCTCGACGCGCGAGCGCAGCATCACCGTCAGCGTGCAGCCGGGCAGCCTCAAAGAGTTCGCCGACATCGTCATTGCCCAGGACAGCGCCGGGCGCACCATCCGCCTCTCTGAAGTCGCCGACGTGATGGAGGCAGGCGCCGATCCAAAGAGTCGGGCATGGTTCAACGGCAAGCCGGCGCTCGGCCTCGATATCAATAAGCTGGAAGGCGCCAATACCGTCGACGTTGCCAAAGGTGTTGAACGGGAGCTGGCTAAACTTCGGAAGGACGATGCGCTCAGGGATATGGGCATCGTCGTCTCGCAGGACAGCTCCCGCACCATCATCGGCCAGATCGGCGACGTTCAACACACCATAATCGAAGGTGGCGCGCTGACCATCGTCATCGTGCTTCTGTTTCTCAACTCCTGGCGTTCGACCATCATCACGGCATTGACCCTGCCGGTCGCGGTCATCGGGACGTTTGCCGCCATCGCTGTTCTCGGCTTCAGCCTCAATCTGATGACCATGCTGGCGCTGTCGATCTGCATCGGCATTCTGATCGACGACGCCATCGTCGTGCGTGAAAACATCAGCCGCCATGCGGCCATGGGCAAGGATCGCCGGCAGGCCGCGCTTGATGGCACCACGGAGATCGGTCTTGCCGTGCTGGCAACGACCTTCTCGATCGTCGCGGTCTTCATTCCCGTCGCCTTCATGGGTGGCGTGATCGGCCGCTTCTTCCTGCAATTCGGCGTGACCGTCTCCGTCGCCGCGCTGATTTCGCTCTTCGTATCCTTCACGCTCGATCCCATGCTGTCGAGCGTCTGGGCCGACCAGCCGGTGCAGCAACGAAAGGAACGATTGCGAGCCTTGCTCGACCGTTTCGACACGTCCTTCGAGCGGATCGCACATCGCTATGGCGACATGGTCGGCTGGTGTCTCGATCATCGCGCAGTCACTTCGGTCCGTGTGCTTGCTATGTTTGCCGCAAGCCTCTGCCTCATCCCCAGAATCGGTATGGAATTCGTGCCGAAATCCGATCAGGGAATGGTTGCCGTCAGCCTCACCCTGCCGGAGGGATCGTCGGTCGACTATACCGCCGCCAAGATCCGGCAGACCGAAGACATCCTGCGGAGGTATCCCGACATCAAGGACCTGTATTCGACTGTGAACAGCGGCGACGGCGCTAACACCAATGAAGCCAGAATCGCAGCTTCGATGGTGGAACCTGACAAGAGAAGCATGACTTCGGTGACCATTGCGCCAACACTGCGCGAGGCACTGAGCCCCGTCGCCGGCACCAGGATCGAAGTGGGCCAACCCGGAGAGGTCTCCGGCGCGCAGGCCAAGACAATCCAGATATCGATCCTCGGTGGGGATCTGAACGTGCTGGAGGAAATATCGCACGACATGATGGCCAAGCTCGGCAAGCTCGCGGGGATCATCGATCTCGAATCCTCTGCGGACAAGAAGCGGCCTATGCTGATGGTGCGGTTACGTGCGGACGAAGCGGCTGATCTGGGGATTTTGACCGCGACCATCGAGCACAATCTTCGCCCGCTTGTCGCTGGCGAGAAGCTGACCAGCTGGGCACATGGCGGCGACGAATCGCGCTATGTCGCCATCAGGCTGTCGGAGAGCGGGCGCCGAACGGTTGAAGACCTTGCGCAGATCCCTATCCCCGTCGATCGCAAGGGCGTGACAGGTCCCGCCGCCACCGTGCCGCTATCCCAGGTGGCCGATATTACCGAGACCCTGGCGCCGAAGACGATCATCCGACGCGACGGCGACCGCGAGGTTCGCCTTTCCGCCAATCTGAGCGGCCGCCCTCTCGGCGAAGTCGTGCGCGATATCCAGACATTGATCGCCGGGCAGACCATGCCGGCGGGCTATCGCATGACAATCGGCGGCGAAGCCGACGATATGGCTGAAAGCTTTGGCTATGCGGCGCAGGCGCTGATGCTGGCTGTCGTCTTCATCTATCTCATCCTCGCCTCGCAATTCGGCTCCTTCGTGCAGCCGGTCGCGATCATGACCAGCCTGCCGCTCTCCATAAGCGGTGTGCTGATCGGTCTTCTTGTGACGGGATCGACGATCAACATCTTCTCGGTCATCGGCTTCATCATGCTGATGGGCCTCGTCACCAAGAATGCCATCCTGCTTGTCGATCATGCCAACAAGCGGCGCCGGGAGGGCGCAAGCATGCGCCAAAGCCTGATCGATGCCGGCATTGTCCGCTTTCGACCGATCGTGATGACCACCTCCGCGATGATTATTGGCATGATGCCGCTGGCGCTCGGCTTCGGCGAAGGCGGGCAGGAGCGTGCTTCGATGGCACATGCCGTGATCGGCGGGCTCCTGTCCTCGACGGCGCTGACGCTCATTTTCGTGCCGGTGGCCTTGTCGTTGATCGAAAGCTGCCGGACAATGCCGGCGTTGAGGAAGAGTGGATCGGCGGCCGATCCGATGAAGGATGCAGCCGAATGA
- a CDS encoding efflux RND transporter periplasmic adaptor subunit, whose product MKITIALTLTALGVAGIVIAPAGNDARNAPSATRQTADIKTIEVAAVEVMQVRRENYRQQIRINGFIQPARRVTLTARLSGTLAAVEADIGTAVQAGAVIARFDAETLTLSLNKLVATTEAKAATLLRAQKDLERTRSLAATGGVAQAKLIEVETDVAVLKAELRALQAEEAEARRALDDAVVTAPFDGIVNTRRVNPGQAVSINTELFEVVDIARLDLVALIPPQESAWLSIGQTAEIEIEGLPEKPLSARLDRISPATVDGSRSLQVYLRIEQAMPGLRSGMFGHGTLQIESHDDILAVPAAAVIKEGGDTFIRTISDGAVRQQPITLGNARIGEDLVEVRSGLNEGDRIITVPLKDVTSGTLVKIAGR is encoded by the coding sequence AATAACGATTGCCCTAACGCTGACCGCGCTAGGAGTTGCAGGCATCGTGATCGCGCCGGCCGGGAACGATGCACGTAACGCCCCTTCCGCCACTCGGCAGACCGCCGATATCAAAACGATCGAAGTCGCCGCCGTGGAAGTGATGCAGGTTCGCCGCGAAAACTACCGCCAGCAGATTCGCATCAACGGTTTCATCCAGCCGGCCCGTCGCGTGACTCTCACCGCCAGATTGTCCGGGACGCTGGCCGCTGTGGAGGCCGATATCGGCACGGCCGTGCAGGCCGGCGCCGTCATTGCGCGTTTCGACGCGGAAACGCTGACGCTGTCCCTCAACAAGCTGGTCGCAACCACCGAAGCCAAGGCCGCAACGCTGCTGCGCGCGCAGAAGGACCTGGAGCGCACCCGCAGCCTCGCCGCAACGGGCGGCGTCGCCCAGGCGAAACTGATCGAGGTCGAGACCGACGTCGCGGTGCTGAAGGCCGAATTGCGCGCCCTGCAGGCCGAGGAAGCGGAAGCGCGGCGCGCCCTCGATGATGCGGTCGTCACCGCGCCCTTTGACGGCATCGTCAATACGCGCAGGGTCAATCCGGGCCAGGCCGTCTCGATCAACACCGAACTCTTCGAGGTCGTCGATATCGCCAGGCTGGACCTGGTGGCTCTCATCCCGCCGCAGGAAAGCGCCTGGCTTTCGATCGGTCAGACGGCGGAGATCGAGATCGAAGGCCTGCCGGAGAAGCCCCTTTCGGCGCGACTCGACAGGATCAGCCCCGCGACCGTGGACGGCTCACGCTCGCTGCAGGTCTACCTGCGGATCGAACAGGCGATGCCGGGTCTTCGCAGCGGCATGTTCGGCCACGGCACGCTGCAGATCGAAAGCCATGACGACATTCTCGCAGTTCCCGCTGCAGCGGTCATCAAAGAAGGCGGGGACACCTTCATCCGGACGATCTCGGATGGCGCTGTCCGCCAGCAGCCCATAACCCTCGGCAATGCCCGGATCGGAGAGGATCTCGTCGAGGTTCGGAGCGGACTAAACGAGGGCGATCGCATCATAACTGTCCCGCTCAAGGACGTCACGAGCGGCACTCTGGTCAAGATCGCCGGGCGCTGA